Proteins encoded within one genomic window of Glycine soja cultivar W05 chromosome 1, ASM419377v2, whole genome shotgun sequence:
- the LOC114411579 gene encoding uncharacterized protein LOC114411579 produces MAGKVTLINSVLNALPIYLLSFFKIPQKVAHRLVTLQRNFLWGGDKDYKKIPWVKWETICLPKEEGGLGIKEISKFNEALLGKWIWDLASDQQQLWARIIKSKYGGWEELQSSRDRRGCSHWWRDLRKIYHNSGQSLFQQNLVWKPDGGDRIHFWTDRWLGEDCTLKQKYNSLFLISRQQHSIISQMGNFSEDGWRWDLNWRRNLFDHESVLAVNFMEDITSISIQRNVKDTMVWKAESTGVYSTRSAYRMMLNVNASASDVRIFKLIWKMNIPQGQQPSLGGSSRTDYLLRVTF; encoded by the coding sequence ATGGCAGGGAAGGTGACTTTAATCAATTCGGTGCTCAATGCTTTACCAATATATTTGCTTTCCTTTTTCAAGATCCCTCAAAAGGTAGCTCATAGATTGGTAACACTGCAAAGAAATTTTCTGTGGGGGGGAGACAAGGATTACAAGAAAATCCCCTGGGTAAAATGGGAAACTATATGTTTACCTAAGGAGGAAGGTGGTTTGGGGATTAAAGAAATATCTAAATTTAATGAAGCTTTGTTGGGTAAATGGATATGGGATTTAGCTTCTGACCAGCAACAGTTATGGGCTAGGATCATTAAATCTAAATATGGTGGTTGGGAAGAGCTTCAGTCGAGCAGAGATAGAAGGGGCTGCTCACACTGGTGGAGGGACTTGAGGAAGATTTATCATAACTCTGGTCAGAGCCTCTTTCAACAAAACTTGGTTTGGAAGCCTGATGGGGGGGATAGAATTCATTTCTGGACAGATAGATGGTTAGGGGAAGACTGCACCCTAAAGCAGAAATATAATTCTCTGTTTTTGATCAGCAGGCAACAACACAGCATCATATCACAGATGGGGAATTTTTCTGAAGATGGTTGGAGATGGGATCTCAATTGGAGGAGGAATCTTTTTGACCACGAAAGTGTTTTGGCGGTGAATTTTATGGAAGATATTACTTCTATTTCTATTCAGAGAAATGTGAAGGATACTATGGTGTGGAAAGCTGAATCTACAGGAGTATATTCCACCAGATCAGCTTATAGAATGATGTTGAATGTCAATGCCTCAGCCTCAGATGTCAGAATTTTCAAACTAATATGGAAGATGAACATCCCCCAAGGGCAGCAACCTTCACTTGGAGGCTCCTCAAGGACAGATTACCTACTAAGGGTAACCTTCTAA